A genomic stretch from Sulfurimonas sediminis includes:
- a CDS encoding ABC transporter ATP-binding protein: protein MSKQAIKVENLVKNFGKGDSLVEVLNGASFRVDKGELVALVAPSGAGKTTLLMMIGCVEEPTSGKIWLGDEKVYDNKWLTKETRKIRREKIGFIFQAHYLIPFLNILENITLVPQANGVSDEESKKIAMELLEYFDIADKAYSMPSQLSGGQNQRAAIARALANKPQIILADEPTAALDSKRSVDVVKMLKKIAIEQNVAVIMVTHDEAMLPLCDRILKIEDKKVVSSKISGENMIL from the coding sequence ATGAGTAAACAGGCAATTAAAGTAGAAAATCTGGTCAAAAATTTCGGCAAGGGTGATTCTCTTGTTGAGGTCTTAAACGGGGCATCTTTTCGTGTAGACAAAGGCGAGCTTGTAGCGCTTGTTGCCCCCAGCGGTGCAGGAAAAACAACACTGCTTATGATGATAGGCTGTGTGGAAGAGCCGACAAGTGGAAAAATATGGCTTGGTGATGAAAAAGTCTATGATAACAAATGGCTGACAAAAGAGACAAGAAAAATAAGACGGGAAAAAATTGGCTTTATTTTTCAGGCACACTATCTGATTCCTTTTTTGAATATTTTGGAAAATATCACTTTGGTGCCACAGGCAAACGGTGTCTCGGACGAGGAGAGCAAAAAAATAGCGATGGAGCTTTTGGAGTATTTTGACATTGCTGACAAGGCGTACTCCATGCCTTCACAACTCTCAGGCGGACAAAACCAAAGAGCTGCCATAGCACGGGCTTTGGCAAACAAGCCTCAAATCATACTTGCAGATGAGCCAACAGCTGCACTCGATTCCAAGCGTTCCGTTGATGTTGTAAAGATGCTCAAAAAGATAGCCATAGAGCAGAATGTGGCGGTAATCATGGTGACACATGATGAAGCAATGTTGCCACTTTGCGACAGAATCTTAAAGATAGAAGACAAAAAGGTTGTTTCTTCCAAAATATCTGGAGAAAATATGATACTTTGA
- a CDS encoding sensor domain-containing diguanylate cyclase — translation MDHKKLIIAVFIIVLLNMLFFLEFNRMQMKNIFRNADEMALSIENKMRLSINAVEYLHVAAEQIFKNKENLKPNEALHVKYVNENGTYALDENKDVNLLGFGKNALSDKRLLQEMEAALQLTPFFQLVAEQNKNFAWIYYYSKNHFTVLYPYVSSADFQFSPVVEKKPFYHDATPQANPQKKLFLTPLYMDAIGKGLMVTVGKPLYYKKHFLGTLDVDITLNNFDNLLARLDYFNNESVIYNNKNQIVASHNLIQDFNRSKIYKIDDFLDVSVRNMNETSESLQFKDSQYIFVKRLPYVHLHFVYRVQAHTLWFKSFLYTFPIFLLMLLSLYLIFLYQKAKYINYKLKLQAIQDYMTGAYNRRYFFEVARAIFSKALRKHTKLAVVMMDIDDFKSVNDTYGHDAGDLAIIEVKKILEKNLRRYDLFARFGGEEFCVVLDDISKEDVKKLFEKIRKDFENNIIIYNNMKIRYTVSFGIAYEMADSLEKLIKTADEALYESKKNGKNRVTLYEV, via the coding sequence ATGGATCACAAAAAACTCATTATTGCTGTATTTATTATTGTTTTACTAAATATGCTGTTTTTTTTAGAATTTAACAGAATGCAGATGAAAAATATTTTTAGAAATGCAGATGAGATGGCATTGAGTATTGAAAATAAAATGCGTCTGAGTATAAATGCGGTAGAGTATTTACATGTAGCCGCAGAGCAGATTTTTAAAAATAAAGAGAATCTCAAGCCAAATGAGGCTTTACATGTAAAGTATGTCAATGAAAACGGCACCTATGCACTCGATGAAAACAAAGATGTAAATTTATTGGGTTTTGGCAAAAATGCACTTTCGGACAAAAGATTGCTCCAGGAGATGGAAGCGGCACTGCAACTCACTCCGTTTTTTCAACTGGTTGCTGAACAAAATAAAAATTTTGCCTGGATTTATTACTATTCGAAAAATCATTTTACGGTTCTTTACCCTTATGTTTCCTCTGCAGATTTTCAGTTTAGCCCTGTGGTTGAGAAAAAACCCTTTTATCATGATGCAACTCCCCAGGCCAATCCTCAAAAAAAACTCTTTTTGACACCTTTGTATATGGATGCCATAGGCAAAGGGCTTATGGTGACTGTCGGCAAGCCTTTGTATTACAAAAAGCATTTTTTGGGGACACTTGATGTGGATATAACACTGAACAATTTTGACAATCTGCTTGCACGCCTGGATTATTTTAATAATGAAAGTGTGATCTATAATAACAAAAACCAGATAGTGGCAAGCCATAATCTGATACAGGATTTCAACCGAAGCAAAATATACAAGATAGATGATTTTCTGGATGTCTCCGTACGAAATATGAATGAAACTTCAGAATCTCTTCAATTCAAAGACTCTCAATATATTTTTGTCAAAAGACTCCCGTATGTACATTTGCACTTTGTTTACAGAGTGCAGGCACACACTCTTTGGTTTAAATCTTTTTTATATACCTTTCCTATTTTTCTTTTGATGCTTTTGAGCCTTTATCTGATTTTTCTATACCAAAAAGCAAAATACATAAATTACAAACTGAAACTGCAGGCAATACAGGATTATATGACAGGGGCATATAACAGAAGATATTTTTTTGAAGTTGCCAGGGCAATTTTTTCTAAAGCGCTGCGAAAACATACCAAGTTGGCTGTAGTGATGATGGATATTGATGATTTTAAGAGTGTCAATGATACTTATGGTCACGATGCAGGTGACCTGGCAATCATAGAAGTGAAAAAGATTTTAGAAAAAAATCTGCGAAGATATGATCTGTTTGCACGGTTTGGAGGGGAAGAATTTTGTGTTGTTCTTGATGATATTTCCAAAGAGGATGTAAAAAAACTTTTTGAAAAAATAAGAAAAGATTTTGAAAACAACATCATCATATATAACAATATGAAAATCAGATATACAGTTTCTTTTGGCATAGCATACGAGATGGCGGATTCTCTGGAAAAATTGATAAAAACGGCAGATGAAGCATTGTACGAATCCAAGAAAAACGGAAAGAACCGGGTTACACTCTACGAAGTCTAA
- a CDS encoding TetR/AcrR family transcriptional regulator, producing the protein MLAIIVDKEQKKKDIALGTKALILKDGINNITISQIAKAANIGKGTVYEYFKNKDEIVFELVGILMQEHNERKEKQLSLHVSTREKVKSFFGFFYADADRELREIYKQFTAIALSSTNEEMVTFQTECYTLYEKWMENIIEEGIEKNELKSEAKELVMGIFAFAQGTFIMSVTTSAIEDLKQKIDTQIDILFDLMEK; encoded by the coding sequence ATGTTGGCAATTATAGTTGACAAAGAACAGAAAAAAAAAGATATTGCTCTTGGAACAAAAGCGTTAATTCTTAAAGACGGAATTAACAATATAACAATTTCTCAGATTGCAAAAGCTGCCAACATAGGCAAAGGCACGGTGTATGAATATTTCAAGAACAAAGATGAGATAGTCTTTGAACTGGTTGGAATTTTGATGCAGGAGCATAACGAGAGAAAAGAGAAACAACTCTCACTGCATGTAAGCACACGAGAAAAAGTAAAAAGCTTTTTTGGCTTTTTTTATGCCGATGCAGATAGAGAACTGCGTGAAATATACAAGCAGTTTACTGCGATTGCTCTGAGCAGTACAAATGAAGAGATGGTTACTTTTCAAACAGAGTGTTATACTTTGTATGAAAAATGGATGGAAAATATCATAGAAGAGGGTATAGAAAAAAACGAGTTAAAGAGTGAAGCAAAAGAGTTGGTTATGGGTATTTTTGCTTTTGCTCAGGGTACTTTTATTATGAGTGTTACCACAAGTGCCATAGAAGATTTAAAACAAAAAATAGATACGCAAATAGATATTTTATTTGATTTAATGGAGAAATGA
- a CDS encoding TolC family protein, translating into MKKLLLLTVVPALLFGDDLKSLLEFAKENNNLVNASKIAVHAKAKEVQSATSNYFPTVDVSAFYKRDDKPSPFFPGTTYGARAKIGFDIYDGGKKSYTKKQKENEKKSASFSYKDTKKSILLGITEDYYNLKSLQASLGATIEASKAVKAQLERVRHFYEADLATSDDVDRLQSAYDSTLYAIESTKFQITALHKALELKVGKKINTLKNSQFDKRAAQNEELLDSIESLRYKKAALQNLGETVESYYYPTIRIEDTYSFYGYQDKPTFGGIPIAYLDKQNELMATVGLRLFDFGTLKEQKEALKLQADALNQQIIYKSKEQQMQQELAQERIHTAKLNIKSSKSALKAAKSALKTITEKYNAGIVDNVVYLDALSAKTEAKARYEKARNDLEIAYGIYYYYNNKNLEEFVK; encoded by the coding sequence ATGAAAAAACTACTTTTACTCACTGTTGTCCCCGCTCTTTTATTTGGAGATGACCTGAAATCACTTTTAGAATTTGCAAAAGAGAATAACAATCTTGTCAATGCCTCCAAAATAGCAGTACATGCAAAAGCAAAAGAGGTACAAAGTGCCACAAGCAATTATTTCCCTACGGTAGATGTGAGTGCTTTTTATAAAAGAGATGACAAACCGAGTCCTTTTTTCCCGGGAACAACATACGGAGCAAGGGCGAAAATCGGGTTTGACATCTATGACGGCGGGAAAAAATCATATACAAAAAAACAAAAAGAGAATGAAAAAAAATCTGCTTCTTTTAGTTATAAAGATACAAAAAAATCTATTCTTCTTGGGATAACAGAGGATTATTATAATCTCAAAAGTCTGCAGGCCTCTTTGGGTGCGACGATAGAAGCTTCCAAAGCAGTCAAAGCACAGCTTGAAAGAGTGCGACATTTTTATGAAGCTGATCTTGCTACAAGTGATGATGTGGACAGACTCCAATCTGCATATGACAGCACTTTGTATGCAATAGAATCTACAAAATTTCAAATAACAGCGCTGCATAAAGCACTTGAACTCAAAGTCGGAAAAAAAATAAACACTTTAAAAAATTCACAGTTTGACAAAAGAGCAGCACAAAATGAAGAGCTTCTCGACAGTATCGAGTCGCTCAGGTACAAAAAAGCAGCATTGCAAAATTTAGGCGAAACGGTTGAGAGCTATTATTATCCTACTATCCGTATAGAAGATACCTATTCGTTTTATGGGTATCAGGATAAGCCGACTTTTGGGGGAATTCCCATTGCCTACCTTGACAAACAAAATGAGCTGATGGCTACAGTCGGCTTGAGACTGTTCGATTTTGGGACACTCAAAGAGCAAAAAGAGGCTCTGAAACTGCAGGCTGATGCACTGAATCAGCAGATTATTTACAAATCAAAAGAACAACAGATGCAGCAAGAGTTGGCACAAGAGCGAATTCATACAGCCAAACTCAATATTAAAAGTTCGAAAAGTGCACTCAAAGCGGCAAAAAGTGCTTTAAAAACTATCACAGAAAAGTACAATGCAGGCATAGTGGACAATGTCGTCTATCTTGATGCGCTTTCGGCAAAAACAGAGGCAAAAGCAAGGTATGAAAAAGCACGCAATGATCTTGAAATAGCCTATGGCATTTATTACTATTATAACAATAAAAATTTAGAGGAGTTTGTTAAATGA
- a CDS encoding efflux RND transporter periplasmic adaptor subunit, whose product MKKIFIALITLVSLSYAQKVYATFDVAAQKSANLAFTASGIVKKVNVDIGSVVSQNQILAKLGNKDIKAMLEKTQIVFKFASRELKRQEKIKKLIDASKYDKILSNYENAKASVAYQQALYEKTILKAPFAGVIYDKSIEVGDAVSGLMLKTVFKIQSIHARKLILEFDQKYHGIVKVGQTFEYKIDGDSKTYTGVISKVYPYANFDNRKIKAEVEAKDFTVGLFGDGMILVDGK is encoded by the coding sequence ATGAAAAAAATATTTATAGCTTTAATCACCCTGGTGAGTCTCTCTTATGCGCAAAAAGTTTATGCAACATTTGATGTGGCAGCACAAAAGAGTGCCAATCTGGCTTTTACTGCGAGCGGAATTGTAAAAAAAGTCAATGTCGATATCGGTTCGGTAGTGAGCCAAAACCAAATACTGGCAAAACTTGGAAACAAAGATATAAAAGCAATGCTTGAAAAAACACAAATAGTTTTTAAGTTTGCTTCAAGAGAACTCAAAAGACAGGAAAAAATCAAAAAGCTTATAGATGCAAGCAAATATGACAAAATCCTCAGCAATTATGAAAATGCAAAAGCATCGGTTGCCTATCAGCAGGCTTTGTATGAAAAGACAATTTTAAAAGCACCCTTTGCAGGTGTTATTTATGACAAAAGCATAGAAGTCGGCGATGCAGTCAGCGGTCTGATGCTTAAAACTGTTTTTAAAATACAAAGTATTCATGCAAGAAAGCTGATATTGGAATTTGATCAAAAATATCACGGTATTGTAAAAGTCGGACAAACCTTTGAGTATAAGATAGACGGAGACAGCAAGACCTACACAGGTGTTATCTCCAAAGTCTATCCGTATGCAAATTTTGACAACAGAAAGATAAAAGCGGAAGTAGAGGCAAAAGATTTTACAGTCGGGCTTTTTGGTGACGGTATGATACTGGTTGACGGAAAATAA
- a CDS encoding efflux RND transporter permease subunit, translated as MYKLAINRPIATLMYVITLVIFGYMSFKSMPSALYPNVDFPIVTVKTIYPGVEADTIESQVTEKIEEAISRIGGVDSITSTSSDGASVVMVKFFLERNIDEATNDVRDKVSAVILPKDAQTPLVSKLDIGGAPVINVFLTAKKDTLQNLMVFADEKVKPAIQKINGVGAINIIGYKDREIKIFPDIYKLNKFGITIKELNDIVAEENVKIGGGKLITKTKEIILKTKADALSVKQLQDIIVKDDLRLKDLATVVDSLSDAKSYSSYNGIPGVMLEVQKISGTNTIDIVKRVKEAVPQLKKMAGEKYGVELLQDTTPFIIHSLEDVKFDLIYGAILAVIIIFGFLRNFTITLVSALSIPISILGTIALMNLMGYNLNKMTLIGLTLAIGIIIDDAIVVLENIYKKMEAGMGKFEAALYGVKEMAFAILAISAMLLAVFLPVAHMSGIVGKFFESFAMTVGFAVIISYTVAMSFMPSLSARVLHKGESRFYNITEPIFQRLDKIYAATLSFVLRFKFLTLLFVLGVFVASLSLFPKIGMDFLPKEDKAEFEVKLRADAGISLDEMIRESKVIENLIRADKNVVFTTLSVGYNSVHEKNKALIYVKLTPKGSRKKNQEEIIQEFRKKLKPFSKEMFITAAAIPNIKGAGVSVPYQIVLTSDSFAKLDVARKNLMEYLAKKKGFVDIDSNLDEGKPQIDINIVRENANRMGISAAQIAKAVSIAFSSDLEISYFEQNGKQYKITLRLPDKDRVSIDDLKKIQLRAKNGELVFLDGLVTFHNARSLASIYHYNRQRQVTIYSDLFGLDLGGAVKYTRAKIDELLPEGVQYKFTGFAEEMEKTAKAFGVALGLSVILMFIILAILYESLIQPVIIMMALPLSIIGVMLALYLTHLHFSLFVMIGFMLLMGMVGKNAVLLVDFANEAVARGKDANAALLEAGEKRLRPILMTTIAMIFAMLPLALSNSLGSETKAPMAIAIIGGLLSSMVLTLLVVPVIYKMINPIDQWLRKWYEKKIQSDTE; from the coding sequence ATGTACAAATTAGCGATTAACAGACCAATTGCCACACTGATGTATGTCATAACATTGGTGATTTTTGGCTATATGAGTTTTAAAAGCATGCCCTCGGCACTCTATCCGAATGTTGATTTTCCTATAGTGACAGTCAAAACAATCTATCCGGGTGTTGAAGCCGATACGATAGAATCACAGGTCACAGAAAAAATAGAAGAGGCCATTTCACGCATAGGCGGAGTGGACAGCATCACATCCACAAGCAGTGACGGCGCATCTGTTGTTATGGTGAAATTCTTCTTAGAACGCAATATTGATGAAGCGACTAATGATGTGCGTGACAAAGTCTCAGCTGTTATCTTGCCAAAAGATGCACAAACGCCACTTGTGAGTAAACTCGATATCGGCGGGGCTCCTGTTATCAATGTTTTTTTAACAGCAAAAAAAGACACCTTGCAAAACCTGATGGTATTTGCCGATGAGAAAGTAAAACCGGCTATTCAAAAGATCAACGGTGTCGGTGCTATAAATATCATCGGTTACAAAGACAGAGAGATAAAAATCTTTCCCGATATTTACAAGCTTAATAAATTTGGCATTACCATCAAAGAGTTAAATGATATTGTAGCAGAAGAAAATGTCAAAATCGGCGGTGGAAAACTGATCACAAAAACCAAAGAGATTATCTTAAAAACAAAAGCGGATGCCCTGAGCGTGAAGCAACTCCAAGACATTATAGTAAAAGATGATTTAAGACTCAAAGATTTGGCAACAGTTGTTGATTCTTTGAGTGATGCAAAAAGCTACTCATCATACAATGGTATACCGGGTGTTATGCTTGAAGTGCAAAAAATTTCAGGAACAAATACGATAGATATAGTAAAACGCGTCAAAGAAGCCGTGCCGCAGCTAAAAAAAATGGCTGGCGAAAAATATGGGGTAGAACTGCTCCAGGATACTACGCCTTTTATCATTCACTCACTTGAAGATGTAAAATTTGACCTTATTTACGGTGCCATTTTGGCAGTTATTATCATCTTCGGTTTTTTGAGAAACTTTACTATTACTCTGGTTTCGGCACTCTCTATTCCTATCTCTATTCTTGGTACGATTGCTTTAATGAATCTGATGGGGTATAACCTGAATAAAATGACACTCATCGGTTTGACGCTTGCTATCGGAATTATCATAGATGATGCCATCGTTGTGTTGGAGAATATCTACAAAAAGATGGAAGCAGGTATGGGCAAGTTTGAAGCCGCACTGTATGGAGTCAAAGAGATGGCATTCGCTATTCTTGCAATTTCGGCAATGTTGCTTGCTGTTTTTCTTCCGGTTGCACATATGAGCGGAATTGTCGGAAAATTCTTTGAAAGTTTTGCAATGACGGTAGGGTTTGCCGTTATTATTTCCTATACGGTTGCGATGAGTTTTATGCCGAGTTTGAGCGCAAGAGTATTGCATAAAGGAGAGAGCAGGTTTTATAATATTACAGAACCGATTTTTCAACGCTTAGACAAAATATATGCTGCAACACTGAGTTTTGTGCTCCGTTTTAAATTTTTGACACTTCTTTTTGTTCTTGGGGTGTTTGTTGCCTCGCTTTCTCTTTTTCCAAAAATCGGTATGGATTTTCTGCCAAAAGAAGATAAAGCAGAGTTTGAAGTAAAACTCAGAGCCGATGCGGGCATCAGTTTGGATGAAATGATACGAGAGTCCAAAGTGATTGAAAATTTAATCAGAGCTGACAAAAATGTTGTTTTTACAACCTTGAGTGTGGGCTATAACAGTGTGCATGAGAAAAACAAGGCACTTATTTATGTCAAACTTACGCCTAAGGGCAGCAGAAAAAAGAATCAAGAAGAGATTATTCAGGAGTTCCGTAAAAAGCTCAAACCTTTTTCCAAAGAGATGTTTATTACAGCAGCGGCAATTCCAAACATCAAAGGTGCCGGGGTAAGTGTACCGTATCAAATTGTACTGACATCGGATTCTTTTGCCAAGCTTGATGTGGCGAGAAAAAATCTGATGGAGTATCTGGCGAAGAAAAAAGGCTTTGTTGATATTGACTCTAATCTTGATGAGGGCAAACCACAGATTGACATCAATATAGTCCGTGAAAATGCCAACAGAATGGGAATCAGTGCAGCACAGATAGCAAAGGCTGTCTCCATCGCCTTTTCAAGTGACTTGGAAATTTCCTATTTTGAACAAAACGGAAAACAGTACAAAATTACCCTGCGACTGCCTGACAAAGATCGTGTAAGCATAGATGATCTCAAAAAAATCCAACTCAGAGCTAAAAACGGTGAGTTGGTTTTTCTTGACGGTCTTGTCACATTTCACAATGCAAGGTCTTTGGCTTCGATATATCACTACAACCGACAAAGACAGGTGACAATTTATTCTGATTTGTTTGGGCTTGATCTGGGCGGGGCTGTCAAGTATACCCGTGCAAAAATAGATGAGTTGCTGCCTGAGGGAGTGCAGTATAAATTTACAGGCTTTGCCGAAGAGATGGAAAAAACTGCCAAGGCTTTTGGCGTAGCTCTTGGTTTGTCTGTCATTTTAATGTTTATCATCCTGGCGATTTTGTATGAGTCGCTTATTCAGCCTGTTATCATTATGATGGCATTGCCACTGAGTATTATCGGGGTTATGCTGGCTTTGTATCTGACACATTTGCATTTCAGTCTCTTTGTGATGATTGGATTTATGCTGCTTATGGGTATGGTCGGTAAAAATGCCGTACTGCTTGTTGACTTTGCCAATGAAGCAGTAGCGCGGGGAAAAGATGCCAATGCCGCACTGCTTGAAGCGGGAGAAAAAAGACTGCGCCCGATTTTGATGACAACAATTGCGATGATATTTGCGATGCTTCCATTGGCGCTGAGCAACTCTTTGGGAAGTGAAACAAAAGCACCGATGGCAATAGCCATCATAGGCGGCCTTTTAAGTTCGATGGTGCTAACATTGCTTGTTGTGCCTGTAATTTATAAAATGATAAACCCGATTGATCAATGGCTCAGAAAATGGTATGAGAAAAAAATACAGAGTGATACTGAATAA
- a CDS encoding HlyD family secretion protein — MQVLKKYWLAVVIAVLLVSAGAMIYKKLHPKTLPANLVEGTGRMDGDLVNLNAKYAGRLDKIFVDDGVPVHKGMVVGVLKSKEFAAQKAGLDAQIQAKKQQLAAQKIEEKIAQTTIPLLEKKAKAQLVSAQASQQAFEKNILIQKDVVAQAKRDFKRSQRLYKNKSIDKHKLELAQLKRDTENKKLSALQQQLKKVKSGVTLARIALLDAQASQKKLFAIAANIQALQDGIEAAKASKAQIEAMIQEMTLVSPVDGITVEKIANEGEVIAPGMPVATLLDPHSLYLKIFVDTLQNGKIKLGDKAVIFLDAYPNHPIQAKVVRIAQKAEFTPKEVSVRSDRIQRVFAVHLKPLAIDPLLKLGIPAVGVVSLDGKGLPTSLNDIPVL, encoded by the coding sequence ATGCAGGTTCTAAAAAAATATTGGTTGGCTGTTGTTATAGCTGTTTTGTTGGTGAGTGCCGGTGCTATGATTTACAAAAAACTGCATCCAAAAACACTTCCTGCAAATTTGGTTGAAGGGACAGGTCGTATGGACGGTGATCTGGTAAACCTCAATGCAAAATATGCAGGAAGACTGGATAAAATATTTGTTGATGACGGTGTGCCTGTGCATAAAGGAATGGTTGTGGGTGTCTTAAAAAGCAAAGAATTTGCAGCACAAAAAGCTGGGCTTGATGCACAGATTCAGGCAAAAAAACAGCAACTTGCAGCACAAAAAATCGAAGAAAAAATTGCACAGACAACCATTCCGCTTTTAGAAAAAAAAGCAAAAGCACAGCTTGTCTCAGCCCAAGCCTCGCAACAGGCATTTGAAAAAAATATTCTGATACAAAAAGATGTCGTTGCCCAGGCAAAAAGAGATTTCAAACGCTCTCAACGATTGTATAAAAACAAAAGTATTGACAAACACAAACTGGAACTTGCACAACTCAAAAGAGATACAGAAAATAAAAAGCTCTCTGCACTGCAGCAACAGCTAAAAAAAGTAAAATCAGGAGTAACTTTGGCTCGTATTGCACTTTTGGATGCGCAGGCATCACAGAAAAAACTTTTTGCCATTGCCGCAAATATTCAGGCCCTGCAAGATGGCATAGAAGCTGCAAAAGCATCCAAAGCACAAATAGAAGCGATGATACAGGAGATGACACTTGTCTCACCTGTTGATGGAATTACGGTAGAAAAGATTGCCAACGAGGGCGAGGTGATAGCTCCCGGTATGCCGGTAGCCACACTTTTGGATCCCCACTCCTTGTATCTGAAAATATTTGTTGACACACTGCAAAACGGAAAAATAAAACTGGGTGACAAAGCGGTAATATTTCTTGATGCCTATCCAAATCATCCGATACAGGCAAAAGTAGTGCGAATTGCCCAAAAAGCGGAATTTACGCCCAAAGAGGTCAGTGTGCGTTCAGACAGAATTCAAAGAGTGTTTGCCGTGCATCTCAAACCACTGGCAATTGACCCCTTGTTAAAACTCGGTATACCGGCTGTGGGAGTTGTGTCACTTGATGGCAAAGGCCTGCCAACTTCACTCAATGATATTCCGGTACTCTAA
- a CDS encoding ATP-binding cassette domain-containing protein, whose product MSLLEVKNIRVSYKKRVGIHNASLEANSGEIIGFIGADGAGKSSLIHAVAGVIRFEGEIVYDGIAYHSPKEAEKVKPFIGLMPQGIGLVLYDTLSVGEHLEFFADIRNVTKDEKFLAYREKLLHMAGLSDFVEREAGKLSGGMMQKLSLICTLLHRPKLLILDEPTTGVDPLSRLELWEILDSIRKEEGTVILVSTAYMQEASKMDKIFLFDEGEIIARGTNEELIDSIRPYVYEEVTCKEACLSFNKRTYSLQPLHVKQAEPTLEGLFFVNALQKKKLLPKVVITKRDKEIAIPPVVMHAYGITKRFGSFTANDHVDIELKRGEILGLLGANGAGKTTFIKMLLGLYPIDEGTLTLLEKVIRSGDDRQTLKSKIGYVSQHFALYNDMTVRENLIYFANMHQIPLKTALKRIEQYANELGFKEYMDELPTALPLGVNQRFSIAAALLHEPLVLFLDEPTSGVDTIARAQFWEILKKLKEQWHISILITTHYMSEAEYCDRVVLLKQGKKIADDTIENFYKSHPDAKSFEDIFLTYYKDRK is encoded by the coding sequence ATGTCTCTTCTTGAAGTAAAAAACATCCGGGTCTCTTACAAAAAAAGAGTCGGCATACACAATGCCTCATTAGAAGCAAACAGTGGAGAGATTATCGGTTTTATAGGAGCAGACGGTGCAGGAAAAAGTTCTCTTATACATGCTGTAGCCGGTGTTATCCGTTTTGAGGGTGAGATTGTTTATGATGGTATCGCGTACCACTCACCCAAAGAGGCAGAAAAAGTAAAACCTTTTATCGGACTGATGCCACAGGGAATAGGGCTTGTCCTTTATGATACTTTGAGTGTAGGGGAGCATTTGGAGTTTTTTGCCGATATTCGCAATGTTACAAAAGATGAAAAATTTCTTGCATATAGAGAAAAACTGCTTCATATGGCAGGACTGAGCGATTTTGTCGAGAGAGAAGCCGGCAAACTCAGTGGCGGGATGATGCAAAAACTCTCACTTATCTGCACACTTCTGCATCGTCCGAAACTTCTTATTTTGGATGAACCGACAACCGGAGTGGATCCTTTGAGCCGTTTGGAACTGTGGGAGATTCTCGACAGTATACGCAAAGAAGAAGGAACAGTCATTCTAGTAAGCACTGCTTATATGCAAGAAGCCTCCAAAATGGACAAAATTTTTCTTTTTGACGAAGGAGAAATCATTGCCCGCGGCACAAATGAAGAGCTTATTGACTCCATTCGTCCCTATGTTTATGAAGAGGTTACATGTAAAGAAGCGTGCCTGAGTTTTAACAAGCGTACCTATTCGCTGCAGCCTTTACATGTAAAGCAGGCAGAACCTACTTTGGAGGGACTCTTTTTTGTGAATGCTCTGCAAAAGAAAAAGCTCCTGCCTAAGGTTGTCATAACAAAACGAGACAAAGAAATCGCAATACCGCCTGTTGTAATGCACGCATATGGTATCACAAAAAGATTTGGCAGTTTTACGGCAAATGACCATGTGGACATAGAACTCAAACGGGGTGAAATTTTGGGTCTGCTGGGTGCAAACGGCGCAGGAAAAACGACATTTATTAAAATGCTTTTGGGTCTGTACCCGATAGACGAGGGGACACTTACCCTGCTTGAAAAAGTCATCCGCAGCGGAGATGACCGTCAAACACTTAAGTCCAAAATCGGCTATGTAAGTCAGCATTTTGCACTCTACAATGACATGACTGTACGGGAAAACCTGATTTATTTTGCCAATATGCATCAGATTCCTCTCAAAACTGCCTTAAAAAGAATTGAGCAGTATGCCAATGAACTCGGCTTTAAAGAGTATATGGATGAATTGCCAACTGCGCTTCCTCTGGGCGTAAATCAGCGTTTTTCCATAGCTGCGGCACTTTTACACGAACCGCTTGTGCTGTTTTTGGATGAGCCTACAAGCGGTGTGGATACCATTGCAAGAGCGCAGTTTTGGGAAATTTTGAAAAAGCTCAAAGAGCAGTGGCATATATCTATTTTGATAACCACACACTATATGAGTGAAGCGGAGTACTGTGACCGAGTGGTACTGCTCAAACAGGGAAAAAAGATTGCAGACGATACCATAGAAAATTTTTATAAATCACATCCCGATGCAAAGAGTTTTGAAGATATTTTCTTGACATATTATAAGGATAGAAAATGA